The genomic region acaaacaaactcatagGTATGGCTCATAGATCAAGTGGATTTCTGGATCCCACTAAGTTTCTGTATCCACAGCACGTCTGTGATCGCATTCTGTTTCAAACACCACATTCCACTGATGGAGGGCGCTAAAACTTAGCATAAGCCGCATGTGATTTGTGCAGGAATTCAAACAGTTCTCAACCGGCAGACTTCACATTCAGTTTTATTGCGAATTTTTTGGCAAACAGTGAATCATTTCAGTAAAATACAAATGAAGTGCATGTTTACATTACAAATGGCCAATTCACAAAGGGCAAACTGTACAATATACTATGTTCTGCAATACACTGCTTTACAATAATTTGGACCAAACTGAATTTTTCTCCGACCAAATATAATTCATTGTAATTGAtacaaaattaatataaaaatcaaACACCTAGTATGAAGATGTGTATAACTGGGCAGTATGACCTTCCTGAATGTACACATATTGCAAAATGTTGGACACGGTCATTATGatcaatcatttttaatatgaaacaaagaaaaaaatgggtATGTTAAAATGCACAGCTGAAAACAAGCTTTTGTATGAAAAACACAGTACTGATTTCATTAGAAACTCTAAATGTACAGCAAAATACAACTAAAACGAGACTGCATTGAGATATCTTGCTTTACTTCTGTATGGAACCCACTATCTGATGCTTTTGTCCCCAAAAAGATTTCTCAAAACAGTCCAAACCTGGACTCCTTAAAATGGTACACGATGCCAGTGACATAATGAGACACAACCAGACATGTTTGGGATGCTGCTATTTTTAATAGTCATGTTGTCTTTTGTGCAAAACGTTCAGCCTTGTGATTTTGCAGCTTTTGATTCAGCAGGTTTGGAGTTGGTGGTCCAGCTGTAACAGTCTGTTATGTTTTTGTCACGTGGCTCAACAGCACAGCTTGTACAGTAGACAATACCCAGTGCTAGCATGACTAcaataaagacacagagaggaACTAGGAGTGCTACTAACAACCAGCTTCTGTCATGTTTCTTTTTGCTGCCTATATTCTGCTCTTGGCTAGAGATGGATGGCACAGTACCCTTAAGGATTTGATGTGTTAAAGGGGTGAACCTCTCAGCATCCCCATTCCTATTTGGTGAAAGAGTTGAAGGTAAGCGGTCTTCACCTTGTGAAGATATACTGCTCTCATCCAACCACCGGTTGATTTCATCCTTAGCATTTGAATTTGCTGGTATATTTGATGTTGGCGCATCCTCTAACCAATCTGCTGTTGGCAAATCGGGGGTTTGCTCTGTCCAGCCAGATGAGGTAACATACTTCTCCTGTGCTGTGTCTGTAAACCAGTCTAAACCGGTGGTGAACCACTCCGTGCTTGGAGGTTCAGTAATCTCATCAGTCACTATGTCAGGTGTGGTACCAGGTTCATCCCAAACAAATGTTGTTAGATGAGTTGGTTCAACAGTTGTGTAATGCTCAGCTATTTCACTGATAGGCAAACATGAATACTCATCATTCTGCAACACATAGCCTGCCTCACAACTACACTGAAATCCACCATCATAATTGTCACATATCTGTTCACAAATGTCATTGAGTTGGCACTCATTGATATCTTCGCAACGCTCTGGATCATCAGGTATAGGGGAGAATCCATCATGACAGAGACATTTATAGCTTCCTATGGAGTTCTCACAGGAGTGCTCGCATTTGCCTTCATGGCATTCATCCACATCCAAACACTCACCAAACGCAGACAGCTGATAGCCCTCATGGCAGCGGCACTCGAAAGTTCCTGGTGCATTGACACAAACTTGCGGGCAAGGATTTTGTAAGCACTCATCAATATCGATGCAATTTAGACCATCTTGTGAGAGAAGGTACCCCTCTGGACATTTGCAGCGGAATCCCCCGGGACTGGGCTCGCAATCAAACTCACAGTCAGCATCGTGACATGGATCCAAGGGCTGACAGCTTTGCCCGTCCACCCCTAATTTGAAATCCTCTGAGCACTCACAGTAATAGTAAGAATCtgcattcacacagaagtgcTCACAACCTCCATTGTCCTTCACGCACCAGTTCTTCGGCGGATCAGAGCAAAGAGGTGCATCTTTGGACCATCCGACACTTCCGTCCTCATGTAGCATACAGAGCACAGACTGATCTCCCTTGGCGACGTCTGGACAAGGTAGGGTGGCCACAGATCCATATGGGATATGAGTGAGCAGGGTACTATGCAGGttgaaaggggtggtgtagcGTGCAGGTCCCTTTCCTTCACTCTGCAGAGCAGGACACATCCCTTGGTATGTGTACTGACACAAGAAACCATCCACTGCAACCATGCATGAACCATCCAACCACTTAAAGTTGCTCTGGTCACTGTTACTCTTGTCTGTGGTGTTGTAGGTAATGACCACACAACGAGGGGCAGCACATGCACCTGGTAATTCCTCACGTTGCCAGTTAGTGTACTCCGTGTCTTGATCTCCTGTAATCCAGGTGAAGCCTCTCAGAGGACGTGTGGCTGAGCACTGTCGAGGCTGCCTCTGAAGACCGATCCAGAGCCTTAGTCTGGGACGAGGACCGTGACGCTCCCCAGCATTCAGCAGATTCTGGATCATTGCTGCCTCCTCTGGTCGCTTCACTGCAGCCAGAATGCCTCCTCTCTCCTTGCAACTTCTCCAGGATTCCCGGAAGGTCTTACGCTGTAAGTGAACTGAGTAGCATCGCTCAGCATTGCACAAACCATCCTGTTCCTGCAAGGCTTGACCCAAAATTCCCTGAGGCAGGCAAATCAATAGCActgcaagaaaaagaaaagggtaTGCAGCACAGTCCATCTTTCTCAGAGACTGCTCTTTCTCTGCTTCTGCATCCATCCTTTGTCCAACTGGAATCTTTTCTTCTACTGTGTTACTTTCTTTCACCTTTTTGCAGCTGGTCAGGAGATCCAAGCTCTAGTCTCAGCCTGGTCTCAGCACTTTTGTCTGTCTgcaaaagagagacagtgagggaggGTACGGATGTATGTTTTTGGAAGAGGGGGCgggtaatgagtgagtgagtgtgtgaggagttttCAGGGGGGGGAGCTGTGTGGGGGAGAATTCGGCCTGTGGTTTTCTCTGGTGCCGTATGGTTTTCATAAGACTGTTTAAGAAAATAGATTGTAGCCCCACTAACAAGCCCCCGTCCTCTACCTCCAGCTCATCTATCATAGTCACAAAATTGTCTG from Hemibagrus wyckioides isolate EC202008001 linkage group LG18, SWU_Hwy_1.0, whole genome shotgun sequence harbors:
- the cd248b gene encoding endosialin, with amino-acid sequence MEATCAATIPGDKMAEAMKNESLDLLTSCKKVKESNTVEEKIPVGQRMDAEAEKEQSLRKMDCAAYPFLFLAVLLICLPQGILGQALQEQDGLCNAERCYSVHLQRKTFRESWRSCKERGGILAAVKRPEEAAMIQNLLNAGERHGPRPRLRLWIGLQRQPRQCSATRPLRGFTWITGDQDTEYTNWQREELPGACAAPRCVVITYNTTDKSNSDQSNFKWLDGSCMVAVDGFLCQYTYQGMCPALQSEGKGPARYTTPFNLHSTLLTHIPYGSVATLPCPDVAKGDQSVLCMLHEDGSVGWSKDAPLCSDPPKNWCVKDNGGCEHFCVNADSYYYCECSEDFKLGVDGQSCQPLDPCHDADCEFDCEPSPGGFRCKCPEGYLLSQDGLNCIDIDECLQNPCPQVCVNAPGTFECRCHEGYQLSAFGECLDVDECHEGKCEHSCENSIGSYKCLCHDGFSPIPDDPERCEDINECQLNDICEQICDNYDGGFQCSCEAGYVLQNDEYSCLPISEIAEHYTTVEPTHLTTFVWDEPGTTPDIVTDEITEPPSTEWFTTGLDWFTDTAQEKYVTSSGWTEQTPDLPTADWLEDAPTSNIPANSNAKDEINRWLDESSISSQGEDRLPSTLSPNRNGDAERFTPLTHQILKGTVPSISSQEQNIGSKKKHDRSWLLVALLVPLCVFIVVMLALGIVYCTSCAVEPRDKNITDCYSWTTNSKPAESKAAKSQG